In Sphingomonas sp. JUb134, the sequence GCGTCCCTACGTCGAGAAGCTGGTGACGCTGGCGAAGAAGGGTGGCCTGTCCAACCGTCGTCTCGCCCACGCCCGTCTCCTCGACGATGCGCAGCTGGTGAAGCTGTTCGACGTGCTGGCGACCCGCTATGCCGATCGCAACGGCGGCTACACCCGCATCATCAAGGCCGGCATCCGCGCGTCGGACGCCTCGCCGATGGCGATCATCGAGTTCGTCGACCGCGACGTCTCGGCGAAGGGCCAGGACTCCGGTCCGGTCTTGACCGAAGAGGACTTCGACGAAGCCGCATAATCGGCGACGTCGCCTCCGCTTCTAAGCGGTTGCAAACAAAGAAGGGCCGGGCCAGTTTGGCGCCGGCCCTTTCTTTTTTCTCCGGAGAGCACCTGGTGTCACGACGCGTCTGCGCGACTGCAATGGCTTTGGTTTCGCTGGCGCTCGCCGGCTGCGGCAAGTCCGATCCGGGCTTTCGCGCCGGCATGCCCGGCCTTTCGCAGTCGCCGTCCCACAAAGCCGAGGTAACCATGTCCTACCCCGAAACCCGCCGGGTCGATCAGGTCGACAAGCTCTTCGGCGAAAAGGTCGAAGATCCCTACCGCTGGCTCGAGAACGACGTCCGCACCGATCCCGAGGTGGCCGCCTGGGTCGCGGCACAGAACCGCGTGACCGACGCGTACCTCGCGACGCTGCCCGGCCGCGCCATCTTCAAGGAACGGCTGCGTACCCTCATCGACTATGAGCGCTTCGGCCTCCCGACCAAGAAGGGCGGCCATTATTTCTACACGCGCAACAGCGGCGTGCAGAACCAGTCGGTCCTCTATGTCCGCGACACCCTCGACGGCCCGGGCCGCGTGCTGATCGATCCCAATGGCTGGGCGGCGGACGGCGCCACCGCGCTGTCCGAATGGGTGCCGTCGGAGAACGGCCGTCTGATCGCCTATGGCATTCAGGACGGCGGCACCGACTGGCGCACGCTCAAGGTGCTCGACGTCGCCACCGGCAAGCCGCTCGAAGACGAGGTCAAGTGGGCGAAGTTCACTGCCGTCGCCTGGGCGCACAACGGCTCGGGCTTCTTCTACTCGCGCTTCCCGGAACCCGAACAGGGCGCCGCGTTCCAGGCGCTCAACCTCAACCACGCGCTCTATTTCCACAAGATCGGCACGCCGCAGTCGGCCGACATCAAGGTCTATTCGACCCCGGAGAAGCCCAAGCAGAGCCACGTCGGCCAGGTCACCGATGACGGCAAGTGGCTGGTGATCACCACGTCGGAGGGTACCGACAACCGCTACGAGATCACGCTGATCGACCTGACGGACGCCCGCATGCGGCCCCGCACGCTGGTGCGCGGGCTGGAGAACAGCTGGGATCTCGCGGGCAACATCGGCAGCACCTTCTACTTCGTGACCGACAAGGACGCGTCGCGCGGCCGCATCGTCGCGATGGATGCCGCCGCCTCGACCGATCGCCTGCGCGAGATCGTGCCGCAGGATGAGGCGACGCTGCAGGGTGCAAAGATCACCGGCGGCAAGCTGATGGCGAGCTACCTGGTCGACGCGAAGACCGAGGTGCGCCGCTATACGCTCAACGGTGCGCGCGACGGCGCGGTGCCGCTGCCCGGTATCGGCACGGCCAGCGGCTTCGGCGGCGACCAGGACGATCCCGAGACCTTCTTCGCCTTCACCAGCTTCGCCACGCCCACGACGATCTACCGCTACGACGTCCGCACGGGTCAGGCGACGCCGTGGCAGACGCCGAAGGTTGCGTTCAATCCTGCCGACTATGACGTCGCTCAGCGCTTCTACGGTTCCAAGGACGGCACCCGCGTGCCGATGTTCCTGGTCCGCAAGAAGGGGACGACCGGCCCTGCGCCGACGCTCCTCTACGGCTATGGCGGCTTCAACTCGTCGGTGCTGCCGGCCTTCTCCTCCAATCGCCTGGCGTGGCTGGAGCAGGGCGGGGTGCTCGCGGTCGCCAACATCCGCGGCGGCGGCGAGTACGGCAAGGCGTGGCACGACGGTGGCCGCCTCGCCAACAAGCAGAACGTCTTCGACGACTTCATCGCCGCGGCCGAGGATCTGATCGCGCAGGGCGACACCACCAAGGACAAGCTGGTGATCCAGGGCGGCTCCAACGGCGGCCTGCTGGTCGGCGCGGTCGTCAACCAGCGCCCGGACCTGTTCGCCGCCGCCCTGCCGGCCGTGGGCGTCATGGACATGCTGCGCTTCGATCGCTTCACCGCGGGCCGCTACTGGGTCGACGACTATGGCGATCCGGCGGAGGAAGCCGACTTCAAGGCCCTGCGCGCCTACTCGCCGTACCACAACATCCGCAAGGGCAAGGACTATCCCGCAATCCTCGCCACCACTGCGGACACCGACGACCGCGTCGTGCCGGGCCATACGTTCAAGTACGTTGCGGCGCTTCAGGCGGCAAAGATCGGCGACAAGCCGCATTTGGTGCGCATCGAAACCCGCGCAGGCCACGGCTCGGGCAAGCCGACCGACAAGGTGATCGAGGAATATGCCGACCTCTGGGCGTTCGCGGCCCGCTGGACCGGCATGGAGGTCAAGCCGGTCGAGTAACCTTTCCGTTTGTTTCGAGTAGCCGTCGAGCTTGTCGAGACGGCGTGTCGAGAAACCGGCCGCGGTTCTCTCGACAAGCTCGATCCCTGCTCGAGACGAACGGAAGGCGGGATGCGGAGTAGGGCTCTCGCCAAAGGGGCTGGCAGCGCGCACAAGCTCTGCTATCGCGCGCTGCCATGAGCGTTCATCCCACAGACTCCATCCTGATCGTCGACTTCGGCAGCCAGGTCACGCAGCTGATTGCCCGCCGCGTCCGCGAGGCCGGCGTCTACAGCGAGATCGCGCCCTTCCAGTCGGCCGCCGAAGCGTTCGAGCGGATGCGCCCGCGCGGCGTGATCCTGTCGGGCGGCCCCGCCTCGGTGCCGGAGGAGGGGAGCCCGCGCGCACCCCAGGCGATCTTCGATTCGGGCGTGCCGGTGCTCGGCATCTGCTACGGCCAGCAGGTCATGACCCAGCAGCTCGGCGGCACCGTCGAAAAGGGCATGAGCGGCGAGTTCGGCGAAGCCTATATCGGGGTCGAGGACCGCTGCGGCCTGTTCGACGCGCTCTGGGATGAGGGCGATCGCCATCAGGTGTGG encodes:
- the rplQ gene encoding 50S ribosomal protein L17 — translated: MRHRVGGRKLQRTSAHRLALFRNMSAALIKHEQITTTVAKAKELRPYVEKLVTLAKKGGLSNRRLAHARLLDDAQLVKLFDVLATRYADRNGGYTRIIKAGIRASDASPMAIIEFVDRDVSAKGQDSGPVLTEEDFDEAA
- a CDS encoding prolyl oligopeptidase family serine peptidase, whose protein sequence is MPGLSQSPSHKAEVTMSYPETRRVDQVDKLFGEKVEDPYRWLENDVRTDPEVAAWVAAQNRVTDAYLATLPGRAIFKERLRTLIDYERFGLPTKKGGHYFYTRNSGVQNQSVLYVRDTLDGPGRVLIDPNGWAADGATALSEWVPSENGRLIAYGIQDGGTDWRTLKVLDVATGKPLEDEVKWAKFTAVAWAHNGSGFFYSRFPEPEQGAAFQALNLNHALYFHKIGTPQSADIKVYSTPEKPKQSHVGQVTDDGKWLVITTSEGTDNRYEITLIDLTDARMRPRTLVRGLENSWDLAGNIGSTFYFVTDKDASRGRIVAMDAAASTDRLREIVPQDEATLQGAKITGGKLMASYLVDAKTEVRRYTLNGARDGAVPLPGIGTASGFGGDQDDPETFFAFTSFATPTTIYRYDVRTGQATPWQTPKVAFNPADYDVAQRFYGSKDGTRVPMFLVRKKGTTGPAPTLLYGYGGFNSSVLPAFSSNRLAWLEQGGVLAVANIRGGGEYGKAWHDGGRLANKQNVFDDFIAAAEDLIAQGDTTKDKLVIQGGSNGGLLVGAVVNQRPDLFAAALPAVGVMDMLRFDRFTAGRYWVDDYGDPAEEADFKALRAYSPYHNIRKGKDYPAILATTADTDDRVVPGHTFKYVAALQAAKIGDKPHLVRIETRAGHGSGKPTDKVIEEYADLWAFAARWTGMEVKPVE